A single Pseudomonas brassicacearum DNA region contains:
- a CDS encoding LysE family translocator: MYLTEFLTVALIHLLAVASPGPDFAVVVRESVTHGRRAGTWTALGVGTAIFLHVGYSLLGIGLIVSQSIVLFNALKWAAAAYLLYIGFKALRAQPAKPTEDNLHKEAGERTARGAFTSGFVTNGLNPKATLFFLSLFTVVINPHTPLAVQAGYGVYLAVATAAWFCLVALLFSQQRVRAGFARMGHWFDRTMGAVLVAIGVKLAFTEAH, from the coding sequence ATGTACCTCACCGAATTCCTCACCGTCGCCCTGATCCACCTGCTGGCCGTTGCCAGCCCGGGGCCGGATTTTGCCGTGGTGGTGCGCGAAAGCGTGACTCATGGCCGGCGCGCCGGCACCTGGACGGCACTGGGCGTCGGCACGGCGATTTTCCTGCATGTGGGCTATTCGTTGCTGGGTATCGGCCTGATCGTTTCGCAATCGATCGTGCTGTTCAACGCGCTGAAATGGGCCGCCGCCGCGTACCTGCTGTACATCGGCTTCAAGGCTCTGCGGGCGCAACCGGCCAAGCCCACCGAAGACAACCTGCACAAGGAGGCCGGTGAGCGAACCGCCCGCGGCGCGTTCACCTCGGGCTTCGTTACCAATGGCCTGAACCCCAAGGCCACGCTGTTTTTCCTGTCGCTGTTCACCGTGGTGATCAACCCGCACACACCGCTGGCCGTCCAGGCCGGTTACGGCGTGTACCTGGCGGTTGCGACGGCCGCCTGGTTCTGCCTGGTGGCGCTGCTGTTCAGCCAGCAACGGGTGCGCGCCGGGTTTGCACGCATGGGCCACTGGTTCGACCGGACCATGGGTGCCGTGCTCGTCGCCATTGGGGTGAAGCTGGCGTTTACCGAGGCGCACTGA
- a CDS encoding class I SAM-dependent methyltransferase — protein sequence MDPRSEVLLRQAELFQGSVLLAGLPADDLLGRLPEAHGWCWHAGDQAALEARFPERSHFGVNVPERGFDTAVVFLPKAKDLTDYILNAVAARLAGREVYLVGEKRSGIEGASKQLNPFGKPRKLDSARHCQLWQVTVANAPEATPLESLAQTYELPLAEGPLKVISLPGVFSHGRLDRGSALLLEHLDKLPSGHLLDFGCGAGVLGAVVKRRYPHNTVTLLDVDAFAAASSRLTLAANGLEAEVLTGDGIDAAPMGLSAILSNPPFHVGVHTDYHATENLLRKAAKHLKNGGELRLVANSFLKYQPLIEEHLGVCAIKAEGQGFRIYRAKRG from the coding sequence ATGGATCCGCGCAGTGAAGTACTGCTTCGTCAGGCCGAGTTATTCCAGGGGTCGGTGTTGTTGGCCGGCCTGCCCGCCGACGACCTGCTCGGCCGTTTGCCAGAGGCCCATGGCTGGTGCTGGCATGCCGGGGATCAGGCCGCGCTGGAGGCTCGCTTCCCCGAGCGCAGCCACTTTGGCGTGAACGTCCCCGAGCGTGGGTTCGACACGGCCGTGGTGTTCCTGCCCAAGGCCAAGGATCTGACCGACTACATCCTCAATGCCGTGGCGGCGCGCCTGGCCGGTCGCGAGGTGTACCTGGTGGGGGAAAAGCGCAGCGGCATCGAAGGCGCGTCCAAACAGCTCAACCCGTTCGGCAAGCCACGCAAGCTCGACAGCGCGCGGCATTGCCAACTGTGGCAGGTCACCGTCGCCAACGCGCCCGAGGCCACGCCCCTGGAAAGCCTGGCCCAGACCTACGAATTGCCCCTGGCCGAAGGCCCGCTGAAGGTCATCAGCCTGCCGGGGGTGTTCAGCCATGGTCGCCTGGACCGCGGCAGTGCGTTGCTGTTGGAACACCTGGATAAACTGCCCAGCGGGCATTTGCTGGACTTCGGCTGCGGTGCCGGGGTGCTGGGGGCGGTGGTCAAGCGACGTTATCCGCACAACACCGTCACCTTGTTGGACGTGGACGCATTCGCCGCCGCCAGCAGTCGCCTGACCCTGGCCGCCAACGGCCTGGAGGCCGAGGTGCTGACCGGTGACGGCATCGACGCCGCACCGATGGGCTTGAGTGCGATCCTGAGCAACCCACCGTTCCATGTCGGCGTGCACACCGATTACCACGCCACGGAAAACCTGCTGCGAAAAGCAGCCAAACATCTGAAAAACGGCGGCGAACTGCGGCTGGTTGCCAATAGCTTCCTCAAGTACCAGCCACTGATCGAGGAGCATCTGGGCGTCTGCGCAATCAAGGCCGAAGGCCAGGGCTTTCGCATCTACCGGGCCAAGCGCGGTTGA
- a CDS encoding M48 family metallopeptidase, whose amino-acid sequence MNKTLMVSALSAALLLAGCQSVNTTSGGAVGVERKQYMFSMLSTDQVNQMYAQSYQKTMGEASAQGVLDKTSKDAKRIQVIADRLIAQAPVFRPDSAQWNWEVNLIKSDELNANCGPGGKIMFYTGLIDQLKLTDAEIAAIMGHEIAHALREHGREAMSKAYGIEMAKQGAGALFGLGQDSLALADTVANYGMTLPNSRGNENEADLIGLELAARAGYDPNAAITLWNKMAKASEGAPPEFMSTHPSSSSRIASLQAAIPKVMPLYQQAKK is encoded by the coding sequence ATGAACAAGACATTGATGGTGAGTGCTTTGAGCGCGGCTCTGCTGCTCGCCGGTTGCCAATCGGTCAATACCACCAGCGGCGGAGCCGTGGGCGTGGAACGCAAGCAATACATGTTCAGCATGCTGTCGACCGATCAGGTCAACCAGATGTACGCCCAGTCCTACCAAAAGACGATGGGGGAGGCGAGCGCCCAAGGCGTGCTGGACAAGACCAGCAAGGATGCCAAGCGCATCCAGGTCATCGCCGACCGCTTGATTGCCCAGGCGCCCGTGTTCCGCCCGGATTCGGCGCAGTGGAACTGGGAAGTGAACCTGATCAAGAGCGATGAGCTCAACGCCAATTGCGGTCCTGGCGGCAAGATCATGTTCTACACCGGCCTGATCGACCAGTTGAAGCTGACCGATGCTGAAATTGCCGCGATCATGGGCCACGAAATCGCCCACGCCCTGCGCGAGCACGGGCGCGAAGCGATGTCCAAGGCCTATGGCATCGAGATGGCCAAGCAGGGCGCTGGCGCCTTGTTCGGCCTCGGCCAGGACAGCCTGGCGTTGGCCGACACCGTCGCCAACTACGGCATGACCTTGCCCAACAGCCGCGGCAACGAGAACGAAGCCGACCTGATCGGCCTCGAGCTGGCCGCCCGCGCTGGCTACGACCCGAACGCGGCGATCACCTTGTGGAACAAGATGGCCAAGGCTTCGGAAGGCGCGCCACCGGAATTCATGAGCACCCACCCGTCGTCGAGCAGCCGTATCGCTTCGTTGCAGGCGGCGATTCCGAAGGTGATGCCGCTTTATCAGCAGGCCAAGAAGTAA
- a CDS encoding methyl-accepting chemotaxis protein: MITQVVTSVQSVSDSSEHTADIAIRTNQGVHKQMSEIDQVATAVHEMTATAQDVARNATQAAQAASHADQAASQGMQIVRDTSTSIGALAVEIGKAVSVVQTLAKDSENINAILTAIRGIAEQTNLLALNAAIEAARAGEQGRGFAVVADEVRNLAQKTQQATEEIQTMIQQLQQGTRDVVRVMEDSQHRTDESVQHAAKAAQALETITQAVSVINDMNTQIASAAEEQSAVADDINRNVINIGQVANEVASGADESSAASAGLTKLAEQQRRLINQFRV; this comes from the coding sequence ATGATCACCCAGGTGGTGACCTCGGTGCAGAGCGTCAGCGATTCATCGGAACACACCGCTGATATCGCGATCCGCACCAACCAGGGCGTGCACAAGCAAATGTCGGAGATCGATCAGGTCGCCACGGCCGTGCACGAAATGACGGCCACCGCGCAGGATGTGGCCCGTAACGCGACCCAAGCCGCCCAGGCCGCCAGTCATGCAGACCAGGCCGCCAGCCAGGGCATGCAGATCGTGCGGGACACTTCCACCTCCATTGGTGCCCTCGCCGTGGAAATCGGCAAGGCGGTAAGCGTGGTACAGACCTTGGCCAAGGACAGCGAGAACATCAACGCGATCCTCACCGCCATCCGCGGGATCGCCGAGCAGACCAACCTGCTGGCCCTCAACGCGGCCATCGAAGCCGCCCGGGCCGGTGAGCAGGGCCGTGGTTTTGCGGTGGTCGCCGATGAAGTGCGCAACCTGGCGCAGAAGACGCAGCAGGCGACCGAAGAAATCCAGACGATGATCCAACAGTTGCAACAAGGCACACGGGACGTGGTGCGGGTGATGGAAGACAGCCAGCACCGCACCGACGAAAGCGTGCAGCATGCGGCGAAAGCGGCCCAGGCCCTGGAAACGATCACCCAGGCCGTGTCGGTGATCAACGACATGAACACCCAGATCGCCAGCGCCGCCGAGGAACAAAGTGCCGTGGCCGATGACATCAACCGCAATGTGATCAACATCGGGCAAGTGGCGAACGAAGTAGCCAGCGGCGCCGATGAATCCAGCGCGGCCAGCGCCGGATTGACCAAACTGGCGGAGCAGCAGCGGCGATTGATCAATCAGTTCAGGGTCTGA
- a CDS encoding DUF1329 domain-containing protein, whose translation MKITKNLLQAGVLGLSLLAASVMAAVPAAEADKLGKSLTPMGAEMAGNADGSISAWKPMAKNAGAVDSKGFLADPYASEKPLFTITAQNVDQYKDKLAPGQYAMFKRYPETFKMPVYPTHRGATVPDEVFASIKKNAVNTKLVSGGNGLENFETAVPFPIPQSGVEVIWNHITRYRGGSVTRLVTQATPQPNGSYSLVYFRDQFVFRDKMKDFDPANPGNILFYFKQQVTAPARLAGGVLLVHETLDQVKEPRSAWVYNAGQRRVRRAPQVSYDGPGTAADGLRTSDNLDMYNGAPDRYNWKLEGKKELYIASNSYKIDSPQLKYADILKAGHINQDLARYELRRVWHVTATLKEGQRHIYAKRDFFIDEDTWQAAVIDHYDGRGQLWRVAEAHAENYYDKQVPWYALETLYDLQSGRYLALGMKNEEKSAYDFGFTATTADFTPNALRQEGIR comes from the coding sequence ATGAAAATAACAAAGAATCTGTTGCAGGCCGGTGTTCTGGGGCTCTCCCTGCTGGCCGCCAGTGTCATGGCGGCAGTGCCTGCGGCCGAGGCCGATAAACTCGGCAAGAGCCTGACGCCGATGGGCGCCGAGATGGCCGGCAATGCCGACGGCTCGATCTCGGCCTGGAAACCCATGGCCAAGAATGCCGGTGCCGTGGACAGCAAGGGCTTCCTCGCCGACCCGTACGCCAGTGAAAAACCGCTGTTCACCATCACCGCGCAGAACGTCGACCAGTACAAGGACAAACTCGCGCCGGGCCAGTACGCGATGTTCAAGCGTTACCCGGAAACCTTCAAGATGCCGGTCTATCCGACCCATCGCGGTGCCACCGTGCCGGACGAGGTGTTCGCCTCCATCAAGAAAAACGCGGTCAACACCAAGCTGGTCTCCGGCGGTAATGGCCTGGAAAACTTCGAGACGGCCGTGCCGTTTCCGATTCCCCAGAGCGGCGTGGAAGTCATCTGGAACCACATCACCCGCTATCGCGGCGGCAGCGTGACGCGCCTGGTCACCCAGGCCACCCCGCAGCCCAACGGTTCGTACAGCCTGGTGTATTTCCGCGACCAGTTCGTGTTCCGCGACAAGATGAAGGATTTCGATCCGGCCAACCCTGGCAACATCCTGTTCTACTTCAAGCAGCAAGTGACCGCGCCGGCGCGTCTGGCCGGTGGTGTGCTGCTGGTGCACGAAACCCTCGACCAGGTGAAGGAACCGCGTTCGGCGTGGGTCTACAACGCTGGCCAGCGTCGTGTGCGCCGTGCCCCGCAAGTGTCCTACGATGGCCCGGGTACCGCCGCCGACGGCCTGCGTACCTCCGACAACCTGGACATGTACAACGGCGCGCCGGACCGTTACAACTGGAAGCTGGAAGGCAAGAAAGAGCTGTACATCGCCTCCAACAGCTACAAGATCGATTCGCCGCAACTCAAGTACGCCGACATCCTCAAGGCCGGCCACATCAACCAGGACCTGGCGCGTTACGAGTTGCGTCGTGTCTGGCACGTGACCGCGACGCTGAAGGAAGGCCAGCGCCACATCTACGCCAAACGTGACTTCTTCATCGATGAAGACACCTGGCAAGCCGCGGTGATCGACCATTACGACGGCCGTGGCCAACTGTGGCGAGTGGCCGAGGCCCATGCCGAGAACTACTACGACAAGCAAGTGCCGTGGTATGCCCTGGAAACCCTCTACGACCTGCAATCCGGCCGCTACCTGGCGCTGGGCATGAAGAACGAAGAGAAATCGGCCTACGACTTCGGCTTTACCGCCACCACCGCCGATTTCACCCCGAACGCACTGCGTCAGGAAGGCATCCGCTAA
- a CDS encoding DUF1302 domain-containing protein, translating to MTTANTFWRRAKLPLAVSLASSLAGPAFGVSFNIGEIEGQFDSSLSVGASWSTANANKDLIGVNNGGKGLSQTSDDGHLNFKRGETFSKIFKGIHDLELKYGDTGVFVRGKYWYDFELKDESRLYKDISDNNRKEGAKSSGGQILDAFVYHNYAIADQPGSVRLGKQVVSWGESTFIQGGINSINPVDVSAFRRPGAEIKEGLIPVNMFYVSQSLTDNLSAEAFYQLEWDQTVTDNCGTFFSQPDVIADGCTDNLRVLNKSSTIPGFALPLLAANGVDVNEEGVLVRRGADRDARDSGQWGASLKYMFEPLDTEFGAYFMNYHSRAPIFSATGAPQSVYNSAPLFGQLAPLVVAGNSNYFVEYPEDIRLYGLSFSTTLPTGTAWSGEISYRPNAPVQLSTTDILFAGVTPLPGLGNASVLQGAPGQDLHGYRRKEITQFQTTFTHFLDQVMGASRLTLVGEVGVTHVGGLESKSEARYGRDPVFGPGELPNGFCNTLNTSTAAGGGQTINDVNSNCNNDGFTTSTSWGYRARAIWEYPDVFAGVNLKPNVAWSHDVKGYSPGPGGNFEEGRKAVSLGLDAEYQNTYNASLAYTNFFGGDFSTVDDRDFLALSVGVTF from the coding sequence ATGACCACAGCAAATACGTTCTGGCGCCGGGCAAAACTGCCTCTGGCGGTCAGTCTTGCCTCTTCGCTCGCCGGCCCAGCATTCGGCGTCAGTTTCAACATCGGTGAAATCGAAGGCCAGTTCGATTCGTCCCTGTCGGTGGGGGCGAGCTGGTCGACGGCCAACGCCAACAAGGACCTGATCGGTGTCAACAATGGCGGCAAGGGTTTGTCGCAGACCTCCGATGACGGCCACTTGAACTTCAAGCGAGGGGAAACCTTCTCGAAGATCTTCAAGGGCATCCATGACCTGGAACTGAAGTACGGCGATACCGGCGTGTTCGTGCGCGGCAAGTACTGGTACGACTTCGAACTCAAGGACGAAAGCCGCCTGTACAAGGACATCAGCGACAACAACCGCAAGGAAGGCGCCAAATCCTCCGGCGGGCAGATTCTCGATGCATTCGTCTACCACAACTACGCCATCGCCGATCAGCCAGGTTCGGTCCGCCTGGGCAAACAAGTGGTCAGCTGGGGTGAAAGTACCTTCATCCAGGGCGGCATCAACTCCATCAACCCGGTCGACGTGTCCGCGTTCCGTCGCCCTGGTGCGGAGATCAAGGAAGGCCTGATCCCGGTCAACATGTTCTATGTGTCCCAAAGCCTGACTGACAATTTATCGGCTGAAGCTTTCTACCAACTGGAATGGGACCAGACCGTTACCGATAACTGCGGGACGTTCTTCTCCCAGCCGGATGTTATTGCCGATGGCTGTACGGATAACCTGCGGGTGTTGAATAAAAGCTCAACGATCCCCGGCTTCGCCCTGCCACTTCTGGCCGCAAACGGCGTGGATGTGAACGAGGAGGGCGTGCTGGTGCGCCGCGGCGCTGACCGTGATGCCCGCGACAGCGGCCAGTGGGGCGCGTCCCTGAAGTACATGTTCGAGCCTTTGGACACCGAGTTCGGTGCCTACTTCATGAACTACCACAGCCGTGCGCCGATTTTCAGTGCTACCGGTGCCCCTCAATCGGTCTACAACAGCGCGCCTCTATTTGGTCAATTGGCACCGCTGGTCGTAGCGGGCAACTCCAATTATTTCGTTGAATACCCGGAAGACATTCGACTCTACGGCCTGAGTTTTTCCACGACCCTGCCTACCGGCACGGCGTGGAGCGGCGAAATCAGCTACCGTCCGAACGCGCCTGTTCAACTGAGTACCACTGATATCCTCTTCGCTGGTGTGACGCCACTTCCCGGTCTTGGCAATGCTTCGGTACTCCAGGGCGCGCCGGGCCAAGACCTGCATGGCTATCGCCGTAAAGAGATCACCCAGTTCCAGACCACATTCACTCACTTCCTGGACCAGGTCATGGGCGCGAGCCGCTTGACCCTGGTGGGCGAAGTCGGGGTGACCCATGTCGGTGGCCTGGAAAGCAAGTCCGAAGCCCGCTACGGTCGTGATCCGGTGTTCGGCCCTGGTGAGTTGCCAAACGGTTTCTGTAACACGCTCAATACCTCGACTGCGGCAGGTGGCGGCCAGACCATCAACGACGTGAACAGCAACTGCAACAACGACGGCTTCACCACCTCCACCTCCTGGGGCTACCGTGCGCGCGCCATCTGGGAGTACCCGGACGTCTTTGCCGGAGTCAACCTCAAGCCCAACGTGGCCTGGTCCCATGACGTCAAGGGTTACTCGCCAGGCCCCGGCGGCAACTTCGAGGAAGGCCGCAAGGCCGTCAGCCTCGGGCTGGATGCCGAGTACCAGAACACCTACAACGCCAGCCTGGCCTACACCAACTTCTTTGGTGGCGACTTCAGCACTGTGGACGATCGTGACTTCCTGGCGCTCAGCGTCGGCGTGACCTTCTAA
- a CDS encoding TMEM165/GDT1 family protein, producing MLDSLLVPTAIVALAEIGDKTQLLALILAARFRKPWPIIAGIIAATLANHAAAGAVGAWVSGFFSNAMLHWILAASFTATALWTLVPDKLDDEEANTARKFGPFLTTLIAFFLAEIGDKTQIATVMLAAQYPELWLVIIGTTVGMLIANVPVVLAGNFAAEKLPLTLIRRLAASAFFVLAIVAVYKAMQSSGWV from the coding sequence ATGCTGGACTCACTCCTCGTACCTACCGCCATCGTTGCGCTGGCCGAAATCGGCGACAAGACGCAATTGCTCGCGCTCATCCTGGCCGCTCGCTTTCGCAAACCCTGGCCGATCATCGCCGGCATCATTGCTGCAACACTTGCCAACCACGCAGCCGCCGGGGCAGTAGGCGCCTGGGTCAGCGGGTTTTTCTCCAACGCAATGTTGCACTGGATATTGGCGGCAAGCTTCACGGCCACGGCGCTGTGGACCCTGGTCCCGGACAAACTGGACGATGAAGAAGCCAACACGGCCCGCAAGTTCGGACCGTTCCTGACGACGTTGATTGCGTTCTTCCTGGCGGAAATCGGCGACAAGACGCAGATCGCCACGGTGATGCTCGCCGCGCAATACCCGGAGTTGTGGCTGGTGATCATTGGCACCACCGTGGGCATGTTGATTGCCAACGTGCCGGTGGTCCTGGCGGGCAATTTCGCCGCCGAGAAGCTGCCCCTGACCCTGATCCGTCGCCTGGCGGCCTCGGCGTTCTTCGTCCTGGCGATCGTGGCGGTGTACAAGGCAATGCAGAGTAGTGGGTGGGTTTGA
- a CDS encoding 2-hydroxyacid dehydrogenase produces the protein MTNTAHAVFLDHPSLDLGDLDLGPLRSCFSDLQLFARTTQDQVIERLKGATVAITNKIVIDAQAMAASPELKLILISATGTNNVDLAAARRHGITVCNCQGYGTPSVAQHTIMLLLNLATRLADYQKAVGEGRWQQASQFCLLDYPIVELEGKTLGLLGHGELGSAVGRLAEAFGMRVLLGQIPGRPARPDRLPLEQLLPQVDALTLHCPLNEHTHNFIGARELAQLKPGAFVVNTARGGLIDEQALAEALRSGHLGGAATDVLSVEPPAQGNPLLAGDIPRLIVTPHNAWGSREARQRIVGQMSENAQGFFSGTARRVVS, from the coding sequence ATGACGAACACCGCCCATGCAGTTTTCCTCGACCACCCCTCCCTGGACCTCGGCGACCTGGACCTGGGCCCGCTGCGCAGCTGCTTCAGCGACCTGCAATTGTTCGCCCGGACCACGCAGGACCAGGTCATCGAACGGCTCAAGGGTGCCACCGTGGCAATCACCAACAAGATCGTGATCGATGCGCAGGCCATGGCGGCCAGCCCTGAACTGAAGCTGATCCTGATCAGCGCCACCGGCACCAACAATGTCGACCTGGCAGCCGCCCGCCGCCACGGCATCACGGTGTGCAATTGCCAGGGCTACGGCACGCCGTCGGTGGCCCAGCACACGATCATGCTGTTGCTGAACCTGGCGACGCGCCTGGCCGATTATCAAAAAGCGGTGGGTGAAGGTCGCTGGCAGCAGGCCTCGCAGTTCTGTCTGCTGGATTATCCGATTGTCGAACTCGAAGGCAAGACCCTGGGCTTGCTGGGCCACGGTGAATTGGGCAGCGCCGTCGGACGGCTGGCCGAAGCCTTTGGCATGCGCGTGCTGCTGGGGCAGATCCCCGGGCGCCCGGCCCGCCCCGACCGCTTGCCGCTGGAGCAATTGTTGCCGCAAGTCGATGCCCTGACCCTGCACTGCCCGCTCAACGAGCATACCCACAACTTCATCGGCGCCCGCGAACTGGCGCAGCTCAAGCCCGGTGCATTCGTGGTCAACACCGCCCGTGGCGGCCTGATTGACGAACAGGCCTTGGCCGAGGCCCTGCGCAGCGGTCATTTGGGGGGCGCCGCCACCGACGTGCTGAGCGTGGAGCCACCGGCCCAAGGCAACCCGCTGCTGGCCGGCGATATTCCACGGCTGATCGTCACGCCACACAACGCCTGGGGCAGCCGCGAGGCGCGGCAACGGATCGTCGGGCAAATGAGCGAAAACGCCCAGGGCTTTTTCAGCGGTACAGCGCGGCGTGTCGTCAGTTGA
- a CDS encoding fatty acid--CoA ligase — MLQTRVIPPAEGAYQYPLLIKRLLMSGTRYEKTREIIYRDQLRYSYPTLIERVARLANVLTEAGVKAGDTVAVMDWDSHRYLECMFAIPMIGAVIHTINVRLSPEQILYTMNHAEDRFVLVNSEFVGLYQAISGHLTTVDKTLLLTDLPEKTADLPNLVGEYEQLLAAAAPTYDFQDFDENSVATTFYTTGTTGNPKGVYFTHRQLVLHTMGVATIMGSIDSVRLLGTNDVYMPITPMFHVHAWGLPYVATMLGLKQVYPGRYDPEFLVQLWRKEKVTFSHCVPTILQMVLNAKGAQDTDFGGWKIVIGGSALNRSLYEAAKARGIQLTAAYGMSETGPLVSCAHLNDELMAGSEDERTTYRIKAGVPGPLVEAAIVDTEGRFLPADGETQGELVLRAPWLTEGYFNEPQKGAELWAGGWLHTGDVATLDNMGFIDIRDRIKDVIKTGGEWISSLDLEDLISRHVAVREVAVVGIPDPQWGERPFALLVVREGHQLGARELKEHLKPFVELGHLSKWAIPSQIALVTEIPKTSVGKLDKKRIRVDITEWQSNNSTFLSTL, encoded by the coding sequence ATGTTGCAGACTCGCGTTATTCCTCCCGCCGAAGGCGCTTATCAATACCCGCTGCTGATCAAGCGGCTGCTGATGTCCGGCACGCGTTACGAGAAAACCCGCGAGATCATCTACCGTGACCAGTTGCGCTACAGCTATCCGACGCTGATAGAGCGGGTCGCGCGGCTGGCCAACGTGCTGACCGAGGCGGGGGTCAAGGCCGGTGATACCGTGGCGGTGATGGACTGGGACAGCCATCGCTACCTGGAATGCATGTTCGCAATTCCGATGATCGGCGCGGTGATCCACACCATCAACGTGCGCCTGTCACCGGAGCAGATCCTCTACACCATGAACCACGCCGAGGACCGCTTCGTGCTGGTCAACAGCGAGTTCGTCGGCTTGTACCAGGCGATTTCCGGGCACCTGACCACGGTGGACAAGACCCTGCTTTTGACCGACCTGCCGGAAAAAACCGCCGACCTGCCGAACCTGGTGGGTGAATACGAGCAACTGCTCGCCGCCGCCGCCCCGACCTACGACTTCCAGGATTTCGACGAAAACTCCGTCGCCACCACGTTCTACACCACCGGCACCACGGGCAACCCCAAGGGCGTGTACTTCACCCATCGGCAACTGGTGCTGCACACCATGGGCGTGGCGACCATCATGGGCTCTATCGACAGCGTTCGGCTGCTGGGTACCAACGACGTGTACATGCCCATCACGCCGATGTTCCATGTCCACGCCTGGGGCCTGCCCTATGTCGCGACCATGCTCGGGCTCAAGCAGGTTTACCCGGGTCGCTACGATCCCGAGTTCCTGGTCCAACTGTGGCGCAAGGAAAAGGTCACCTTTTCCCATTGCGTGCCGACCATCCTGCAAATGGTCCTCAACGCCAAGGGGGCCCAGGACACTGACTTTGGCGGTTGGAAGATCGTCATCGGCGGCAGCGCCCTGAACCGCAGCCTGTACGAAGCGGCCAAGGCCCGGGGCATCCAGCTCACTGCCGCCTATGGCATGTCGGAAACCGGCCCGCTGGTGTCCTGCGCCCACCTCAACGATGAACTGATGGCCGGTAGCGAAGACGAACGCACCACTTACCGGATCAAGGCCGGCGTGCCGGGCCCGCTGGTGGAGGCGGCGATCGTCGACACCGAGGGGCGCTTCCTGCCGGCCGACGGCGAGACCCAGGGCGAACTGGTGCTGCGCGCGCCATGGCTCACCGAGGGCTATTTCAACGAGCCGCAGAAGGGCGCCGAGCTCTGGGCCGGCGGCTGGCTGCACACCGGTGACGTCGCCACGCTGGACAACATGGGCTTCATCGACATCCGTGACCGCATCAAGGACGTGATCAAGACCGGGGGCGAATGGATCTCCTCCCTGGACCTGGAAGACCTCATCAGCCGTCACGTGGCGGTACGCGAAGTAGCAGTGGTCGGCATTCCCGACCCGCAGTGGGGCGAGCGGCCGTTTGCCTTGCTGGTGGTTCGCGAAGGCCATCAGCTTGGGGCTCGCGAACTCAAGGAACACCTCAAGCCGTTCGTCGAGCTGGGGCACTTGAGCAAGTGGGCGATCCCGAGCCAGATCGCCCTTGTTACGGAAATTCCCAAGACCAGCGTCGGCAAGCTCGACAAGAAGCGCATCCGCGTCGACATCACCGAATGGCAGAGCAACAACAGCACCTTCCTCTCCACGCTTTAG